The DNA segment GAGGATGGGGATCGCCACGGCGAAGATCCACTTGGGCGCCCCACCCAGGAACACGACCATCAGCGCGACGAACACGATGAGGAAGGTGGTCCCGAAATCCGGCTCCCGCAGGATCAGCGCGAGCGGCACGATCATGATTCCCGCGAGGCCCAGCAGCTTCGGCAGCGCGTCCCGCCGGTGGGACCACACCTCGCGGTGGCGCACCATCCAGCCGGCGGCGATCAGCACGGACAGCGGCTTGAACAGCTCCGACGGCTGGACGCTGAGAGGCCCGAGGCGGATCCAGCGGTGGGCGCCGTTGATCTTCGGTCCAAAGAAGAGCACCGACAGCAGCAGGACCACCAGGATCCCGTAGGCGATCTGCAGCGGGCGGGGATGGTCCTGGAGCGAAGCCAGGTCCACCTGGGAGAGGGCCAGCATGAACGCGATCCCGATCCCGCCGCCCACGAGCTGGCGGGTGAGGAAGGCGGTGGCCGCCGCGTGGTTCTGGGAGGCCTTGATGGCGGAGGCGGAGTAGATCCACACCATCCCCACCGCCACCAGCGTCAGGGCGAAGAGCACCAGCCAGCGGTCGACGGGGCGCCGCACGTCGGCGGGCATCTAGGAGTGCCTCCAAGTAATGGGTGGGGGCTGCACAGAGGTGCCAGCCGAGGGAGGCAAGGAAAGCGATGGAGGCTCCGGCTCCACGAGCCGCAGGCGAGTGGAAGGCACACACTGCGTGCCGTGAGCTGGAGGCCTTGGTGGACCCAAGGTCGAGGAGCTTGACGCAGCATCCCGACGGCTGCCACCTCTGCCCGAAGGGTTGATGGCAAAGGGCATCCATGCTGCGTCATCGGCCTTGAACGGTGACCCCTCACCGCCCTGCGCCCGCTTCCTTGCCTGAATGCCCTTTGCCATCAATGCAGCCCCTATCGATTACTTGGATGCGCTCCTAGATCAGCGCCAGATCGCGGCGGGCCGCGGATTCGAGTTCGAGAAGGGCCTGGTCCACCCAGGCGGCCTCGCGGGCCTCCACCATCAGGCGGAGCTTGGGTTCGGTGCCGGACCAGCGGACCACCTGGCGGACGCCGTCGCCCCACCGGGCGTCGATGGCGGCCATGGCGGAGCCGAGATCCGCGCAGGCCTCCACCGCTTTGCGGTCCTGGGCCTGGAGGTTGACCAGGCGCTGGGGCCAGGAGCGGAAGGTCCAGTCCCAGCGGCGATCCGCGGGGCGGTGCAGCAGGGCGCGGAGGATGGCGAGGCCCGCCGCGAGGCCGTCGCCGCTGGGTCCCACGCGCTTCTGGATGAGGTGGCCCGACGCTTCCGCGGCCAGATCCCATCCCCGTTTCGCCATCTCCCGCAGCAGGAACTTGTCGCCCACGGGCGTGCGGGCGAAGGCGACGCCCTTTTCCGCCAGTGCCTGGGGGAGTCCGCCGTTGGTCATCAGGGTGCCGACCACGCCCTCGGGCGCGTCCCCATGGGCCACGCGATCCTGGGCCAACAGCCACACCATCTGATCGCCATCCACGACCTGACCCTGGGCATCCACCATCAGGCAGCGGTCGCCGTCGCCGTCGAAGGCGATGCCCAGCTGCGCGCCGTCGGCCACCACGGCGGCGGCCAGGGCCTCCAGGTGCGTGGAGCCCACCCCCACGTTGATCCGGGGGCCATCGGCGGGGACGCCCAGCCAGCGGATTCGGCCTCCGCGGAACAGCCTGGGGGCCGCTTCGGCAGTGGCGCCATGGGCGCAGTCGATGACGGCGCGGAAGTCCTCCGGCAGATCGATTCCGACGAGGTGGGCCAGGTAGGGACCGAGGTCCAGGGGGCGAGGGGCGGCGGGTGTCGCTGTCACTGCCGGCGCGAGCTCGAACGCGGCTTCGATGGCCCGTTCCTGATCCTCTTCCAGCTTCTCGCCCAGTTCGTTGAAGCCCTTCAGCCCGTTGTCCGCGGGGGGATTGTGGCTGGCGGAGATCATCAGGCCCCAGGTGCGGGCGCCTTCCGCGCTCAGCCGCGCCACCGTCCAGGCCACGGCGGGCGTGGGTGCCATGCCCAGGGAGAGGATCTCGATCCCGTCGCCCACACCGCGGCGGAAGGCCTCTGCCAGGGGCTCCGAACTCGATCGGGGATCCCATCCCAGCACCAGGCGCTCCACGCCGGCTTCCCGGGCCACCCGCGCCCACGCGGAACCCCAGCGGACGACCTCGTCCAGCGTCAGGGGGGATTGCAGGGCGACGCCCCGGATGCCGTCGGTGCCGAAGTAACGAAGACTCATTCCGCCAGATTACCCCACCCGCGCCGGGGGCTCATCCGGTTGCTTGCCGGCGCCCTCAGGCCATGGCGTGGGTGCGGAAGATCCGGTAGCCCCAGTTTCGCGCCTCGGCGTGGGCTTCGGCCGTCAGGGTATCCCGCTGGAGCGGGGGCAGGCCGGGTGTTCCGGCGCGGACGGCGAGGAACCGCTTCCGGGAGATCCCGATGCAGAACCGGTCCGCGGGCCAATCCAGGGCCGCGGGCAGCTCCGGGAGGGCCTCCCACAGGGCGAGGTCCTCTAGGAACGTGGTCCCGAATCCGAACCCGGGGTCCAGAATGGCTCGATCGGGCGTCAGTCCCGCAGCCGCCAGGCGGTCCCGGAGCACCCGCAGTTCGCCGATGGCCGCTTCGGCGTCCCGGAGGCCTGGATCGTCGTAGGGGGGCATGTGGAAGCCCTCGCCCTGGGGGCGGCTCCGCATGGCGATGAGGCCGCAGCCGGCGTCAGCGGCCAAGCGCAGCATGGCCGGATCCGAAAAGCCGGTGACGTCGTTGATCACGGCCGCGCCCTCGCCGAGCCCCCGCTCTGCTGTGACCGCATGGCGGGTGTCGAGGCTGAGGGGAAGGTGGGGAAAGGCCCGGCAGAGTTCCGCCAGGACCGGCGCCAGCCGATTCCATTCGGTCTCCGGATCCACCGTTCGGGCGCCGGGACGGGTGCTTTCCGCGCCCAGGTCCAGCATGCGGGCGCCGGCCTCGATCAGGGCCCGGGCCTGGGCGAGGCCGGCGCCCGGAGCCTCGAACCGGCCGCCGTCGCTGAAAGAGTCGGGCGTCAGGTTGAGGATGCCCATGAAAAGGGGACCGTCCGTCAGGAGCGGTCCCCAGTCGAAAGCTTCAAAGCTCACGCGGGCTTGAGGGCGGGGTTGAGCCCCGTGTCCGGAGCGTGCCCCTCCACCGTGGCGGGAGCGGTGGGGCGGCCGGCCTTGGGAGGCGGTAGGGTGCCGCCCTTCAGCAGGATGTCCACGTCGGACCCGTCGAGGGTCTCCCGCACCAGCAGCGCTTCGGCGATGGCCACCAGCTGATGGCGGTGGGCCTCGATGGCCTCCTTCGCGCGGCGGTAGTTGCGGAGGACGAAGTCCTGGACTTCGCTGTCGATGAGGCGGGAGGTCTCTTCGGAGATCTCGCGGCGCTGGGTGAAGTCGCGGCCCAGGAAGATCTCGTGCTGGCCGCCGCCGAAGTTCAGCGGGCCCAGCTTGTCGCTCATGCCGAACTCCGTGACCATCGACTTGGCCATGTCCGTGGCCTGCTGGATGTCGTTGGCGGCCCCGGTGCTGAGCTGGTTGAAGAAGATCTCCTCGGCGATGCGCCCGCCCATGGCGATGGCGATCCGGCTCTCCATGTAGGCCCGCGTGGTGTTGTAGCGGTCCTTGAGCGGCAGCTGCCAGGTGACGCCCAGGGCGCGGCCGCGGGGAATGATGGTCACCTTGTGGAGGGGGTCGCTGTCGGGCAGGACGGCGGCCACGACCGTATGGCCGGCCTCGTGGTAGGCGGTGATCCGCTTGTCCTCTTCGGTCATCACGAGGCTGCGGCGCTCGCTCCCCATGTAGACCTTGTCCTTGGCCTCCTCGAAGTCGATCATCTCGACCCATTTCTTGTTCCCGCGGGCGGCGGTGAGGGCGGCCTCGTTGCAGAGGTTGGCCAGATCCGCGCCGGCGAAACCAGGCGTCCCGCGGGCGATCACATCCAGCTCCACGTCGGGGCTGAGGGGGATCTTGTCCGTGGTGTGGACCTTCAGGATCTCGTGGCGGCCCTTCACGTCGGGGCGGTCCACCACCACGCGCCGGTCGAAGCGGCCGGGGCGGAGCAGGGCGGGATCGAGCACGTCGGGACGGTTCGTGGCGGCGATGAGGATGACGCCCTCGTTGCCCTCGAAGCCGTCCATCTCCACCAGGAGCTGGTTGAGGGTCTGTTCGCGCTCGTCGTGGCCGCCGCCCAGGCCGGCGCCGCGGTGGCGGCCGACGGCGTCGATCTCATCGATGAACACGATGCAGGGGGCGCTCTTCTTCGCCTGCTCGAACAGGTCGCGGACGCGGCTGGCGCCCACGCCGACGAACATCTCCACGAAGTCGGAGCCGGAAATGGAGAAGAACTGGACCTTCGCTTCGCCGGCGATGGCGCGGGCGAGGAGGGTCTTGCCGGTCCCGGGAGGGCCCATCAGCAGCACGCCCTTGGGGATCTTGCCGCCCAGCTTCACGAACTTGGCGGGGTCCTTCAGGAATTCCACGATCTCGCGCAGCTCCTCCTTGGCCTCGTCACAGCCGGCCACCTCGGCGAAGGTGATCCGCTTGGCGCTGCTGGACAGCCCCTTGGCGCGGGCCTTGCCGAAGCTGAGGGCCTTGTTGCCGCCCATCTGGGCCTGGCGCATGAACACGAACCACAGCACCACGAAGACGAGCAGCGGCGCCCAGAACATCAGGACGTAGGCGAAATTGTTCTCGCTGGGCTTGGCGGCCTTGAACTCCTCCAGCTGGCCTTCGGTCTTCCAGCTGAGGATGACCTTGCCCAGGTCCTGCATGGGAGGCGCCACCGTCCGGAACTTCTCGATCGTCTCGCCGGTCTTGGCGTTCTTTTCCGGCTGCTTGTAGGTGCCTTCGACGTCGAAGCCCGACAGCGTCACGGATTTGTACTTGCCCTCCACACCTTCCGTATAGAAGGTCGAGAAGGGAATCTCGATCTGGCGACTGTTCTGGGGGATCTGGCGGAAGGCCAAAACCAGGAGGGCGATGATGCCCAGCCAGACCAGAACGCTCTTCATCATGGAATTCAAAGGGGGACTCCTTGGGGCGCTAGCCCACGGTGGCCCTCCAGTGTACTAGCCCCGGGAAGGCGGCGGGTCCTGTCTTAGATGCACATACTCGCCATTCGGTTCGGGGTTTAGACAGAAATGTCCCCAGGACGC comes from the Geothrix sp. 21YS21S-4 genome and includes:
- the ftsW gene encoding putative lipid II flippase FtsW, which codes for MPADVRRPVDRWLVLFALTLVAVGMVWIYSASAIKASQNHAAATAFLTRQLVGGGIGIAFMLALSQVDLASLQDHPRPLQIAYGILVVLLLSVLFFGPKINGAHRWIRLGPLSVQPSELFKPLSVLIAAGWMVRHREVWSHRRDALPKLLGLAGIMIVPLALILREPDFGTTFLIVFVALMVVFLGGAPKWIFAVAIPILGALGTAFVVLSPYRLARVTSFLNPAADPLGKGHQALQSLVAVGSGGFMGVGLGGGKQKLFFLPEAHTDFIYAVIGEEAGLVGTVAILALFIAILWRGYRIARRVGDAYLKLCAMGFVLLLVVQALMNMSVVLSLAPNKGIPLPFISFGPNSLIASLICLGLLLSISKEAGSA
- the glmM gene encoding hypothetical protein (catalyzes the conversion of glucosamine-6-phosphate to glucosamine-1-phosphate) translates to MSLRYFGTDGIRGVALQSPLTLDEVVRWGSAWARVAREAGVERLVLGWDPRSSSEPLAEAFRRGVGDGIEILSLGMAPTPAVAWTVARLSAEGARTWGLMISASHNPPADNGLKGFNELGEKLEEDQERAIEAAFELAPAVTATPAAPRPLDLGPYLAHLVGIDLPEDFRAVIDCAHGATAEAAPRLFRGGRIRWLGVPADGPRINVGVGSTHLEALAAAVVADGAQLGIAFDGDGDRCLMVDAQGQVVDGDQMVWLLAQDRVAHGDAPEGVVGTLMTNGGLPQALAEKGVAFARTPVGDKFLLREMAKRGWDLAAEASGHLIQKRVGPSGDGLAAGLAILRALLHRPADRRWDWTFRSWPQRLVNLQAQDRKAVEACADLGSAMAAIDARWGDGVRQVVRWSGTEPKLRLMVEAREAAWVDQALLELESAARRDLALI
- the folP gene encoding dihydropteroate synthase is translated as MSFEAFDWGPLLTDGPLFMGILNLTPDSFSDGGRFEAPGAGLAQARALIEAGARMLDLGAESTRPGARTVDPETEWNRLAPVLAELCRAFPHLPLSLDTRHAVTAERGLGEGAAVINDVTGFSDPAMLRLAADAGCGLIAMRSRPQGEGFHMPPYDDPGLRDAEAAIGELRVLRDRLAAAGLTPDRAILDPGFGFGTTFLEDLALWEALPELPAALDWPADRFCIGISRKRFLAVRAGTPGLPPLQRDTLTAEAHAEARNWGYRIFRTHAMA
- the ftsH gene encoding ATP-dependent zinc metalloprotease FtsH; amino-acid sequence: MKSVLVWLGIIALLVLAFRQIPQNSRQIEIPFSTFYTEGVEGKYKSVTLSGFDVEGTYKQPEKNAKTGETIEKFRTVAPPMQDLGKVILSWKTEGQLEEFKAAKPSENNFAYVLMFWAPLLVFVVLWFVFMRQAQMGGNKALSFGKARAKGLSSSAKRITFAEVAGCDEAKEELREIVEFLKDPAKFVKLGGKIPKGVLLMGPPGTGKTLLARAIAGEAKVQFFSISGSDFVEMFVGVGASRVRDLFEQAKKSAPCIVFIDEIDAVGRHRGAGLGGGHDEREQTLNQLLVEMDGFEGNEGVILIAATNRPDVLDPALLRPGRFDRRVVVDRPDVKGRHEILKVHTTDKIPLSPDVELDVIARGTPGFAGADLANLCNEAALTAARGNKKWVEMIDFEEAKDKVYMGSERRSLVMTEEDKRITAYHEAGHTVVAAVLPDSDPLHKVTIIPRGRALGVTWQLPLKDRYNTTRAYMESRIAIAMGGRIAEEIFFNQLSTGAANDIQQATDMAKSMVTEFGMSDKLGPLNFGGGQHEIFLGRDFTQRREISEETSRLIDSEVQDFVLRNYRRAKEAIEAHRHQLVAIAEALLVRETLDGSDVDILLKGGTLPPPKAGRPTAPATVEGHAPDTGLNPALKPA